A genomic stretch from Pararhizobium sp. IMCC21322 includes:
- a CDS encoding UdgX family uracil-DNA binding protein (This protein belongs to the uracil DNA glycosylase superfamily, members of which act in excision repair of DNA. However, it belongs more specifically to UdgX branch, whose founding member was found to bind uracil in DNA (where it does not belong), without cleaving it, appears to promote DNA repair by a pathway involving RecA, rather than base excision.), with translation MGFEKAFREKARLAVLEQLPPDQLLWRSDSETEADLFGHNRRDLRKSKGSVPEDSISVPKAYIELMKAVLCHSDPERFHLLYHALWRLQAERHLLQDRSSRLISRLQNMAKSVRRDCHKMTAFVRFREISNAQTGPRAFHAWFEPDHWIIERAGPFFANRFGDMDWIIETPKGCAQLHDGALSFSKDVPQPHVPEDETGELWNTYYLNIFNPARLKVKAMQSEMPKKYWRNMPETALIPEMIATAQSRSEAMQREAATQPPFRAERLRSMMQQREELENAKANQQIAAGGLDDLKLRASGCTRCPLHCNATQTVFGEGPADAELMLVGEQPGDREDLAGRPFVGPAGQLLDRLMQEAGIDRERAYLTNAVKHFKFEPRGKRRIHKNPSKAEITHCKWWLEAERAVIRPKAIVALGGSAALALTGRGDGILKRRGTVERLPDGTPVLITFHPSAILRMTGAASQTAQQDMLSDLRSALRVLTAPASA, from the coding sequence ATGGGGTTTGAAAAAGCCTTTCGCGAAAAAGCCCGGTTAGCCGTTCTTGAGCAATTACCGCCCGATCAATTGTTGTGGCGCAGCGACAGTGAAACAGAGGCAGATTTGTTTGGCCATAACCGACGCGACCTGCGGAAATCAAAAGGCAGCGTGCCGGAAGACAGCATCAGCGTTCCCAAAGCCTATATCGAATTGATGAAAGCTGTCCTTTGCCATTCCGATCCGGAGCGATTTCATCTGCTCTATCATGCCTTGTGGCGTTTACAGGCCGAGCGCCATCTTCTGCAGGACCGCTCATCCAGACTGATATCCAGGCTGCAGAACATGGCAAAATCCGTACGCCGCGACTGCCACAAAATGACGGCTTTCGTGCGCTTTCGCGAAATATCCAATGCTCAAACAGGGCCGCGGGCGTTCCATGCATGGTTTGAACCTGATCACTGGATCATCGAACGCGCTGGCCCATTCTTCGCAAACCGCTTCGGAGATATGGATTGGATAATCGAGACGCCCAAGGGCTGTGCCCAATTGCACGATGGCGCTTTGTCATTTTCAAAAGACGTGCCCCAACCGCACGTACCAGAAGACGAAACCGGCGAATTGTGGAACACCTATTATCTGAACATCTTCAACCCAGCGCGCCTCAAAGTGAAGGCCATGCAGTCGGAAATGCCCAAGAAGTACTGGCGCAACATGCCCGAAACCGCTTTGATTCCTGAAATGATCGCCACCGCGCAAAGCCGCTCGGAAGCCATGCAGAGGGAAGCTGCAACACAGCCACCATTTCGCGCAGAACGACTTCGGTCCATGATGCAGCAGCGCGAAGAGCTTGAGAATGCAAAAGCAAATCAGCAGATCGCTGCCGGTGGCCTGGATGACTTGAAGCTTCGGGCATCAGGCTGCACACGCTGTCCGTTACATTGCAATGCGACACAAACAGTCTTTGGTGAAGGACCAGCCGATGCGGAGTTGATGCTGGTTGGAGAACAACCGGGCGACCGGGAGGATTTGGCCGGCCGACCATTCGTCGGTCCTGCAGGTCAGCTTCTGGATAGACTGATGCAAGAAGCCGGAATTGATCGCGAGCGAGCCTATCTCACCAACGCGGTGAAACATTTCAAATTTGAACCAAGAGGCAAGCGGCGCATCCATAAAAACCCCAGCAAAGCGGAAATCACGCACTGCAAATGGTGGCTTGAGGCGGAACGCGCCGTCATTCGCCCAAAAGCAATCGTCGCACTGGGCGGGTCAGCCGCGCTGGCACTGACAGGACGCGGCGATGGAATTTTGAAACGCAGGGGAACAGTGGAAAGACTGCCGGATGGAACACCGGTTTTAATCACGTTTCATCCATCTGCCATTTTGCGCATGACCGGCGCAGCGTCTCAAACCGCACAGCAGGATATGCTTTCAGATTTACGCAGCGCCTTGCGCGTTCTGACCGCGCCAGCTTCTGCCTGA
- a CDS encoding phosphatase domain-containing protein, whose amino-acid sequence MSGSGRNRLAKLAYGIENLIDRFRPARSRDNLTIDPFIGYGTPEGVVVHGRVLSRRQAEAVSKEPGLLRNMRAMASHFVTREVGDVEVEVAGIKTRSGEEGYFKVCVPVPHKQTAYLTVTLPAHGYECQAPIVIPDPDAQFGIISDIDDTIMQTGAFNLACNLWTTLTGSVESRKIFPDTVALIRTRQASKNPVFFVSSSPWNLHSFLSAVFQRNDVPFGPKFLRDLGISKTQFIKSSHGSHKGDAIDTIISANPGLRFVLIGDTGQHDGQVYLEAIERHKTVIAEVCLRHAGPMDDLDADIADKIRSTGVALYTGPNFAPLIETTQ is encoded by the coding sequence TTGTCAGGATCAGGCAGAAACAGGCTGGCGAAACTCGCTTATGGCATTGAAAACCTCATCGATCGATTTCGTCCTGCCAGATCGAGAGACAACCTCACGATTGATCCCTTTATAGGATATGGAACGCCAGAGGGCGTGGTTGTGCACGGGCGTGTCCTCAGCCGCCGGCAGGCAGAAGCGGTATCAAAGGAGCCCGGTCTGCTGAGGAATATGCGCGCCATGGCGTCGCATTTCGTGACACGGGAAGTTGGTGATGTGGAGGTCGAGGTTGCAGGTATTAAGACCCGCAGTGGAGAGGAAGGCTACTTCAAGGTGTGTGTCCCTGTCCCTCATAAACAGACAGCGTATCTGACTGTCACGCTTCCCGCCCATGGCTATGAATGTCAGGCGCCGATTGTCATCCCCGACCCGGATGCCCAGTTTGGGATTATTTCCGATATTGACGACACGATCATGCAGACCGGTGCTTTCAATCTGGCGTGCAATCTTTGGACAACCCTGACCGGCTCTGTGGAAAGCCGGAAGATTTTCCCTGATACGGTTGCCCTCATACGGACGCGTCAGGCCAGCAAGAACCCGGTTTTCTTTGTCAGTTCATCTCCATGGAATCTGCACAGTTTTTTGAGCGCTGTTTTTCAACGAAATGATGTGCCCTTTGGCCCTAAATTTCTGCGTGATCTTGGCATCAGTAAAACGCAATTCATCAAGAGTTCTCATGGCTCCCACAAGGGTGATGCGATTGACACGATCATTTCAGCCAATCCCGGCCTCAGATTTGTTCTGATCGGAGATACAGGGCAACATGACGGGCAGGTTTATCTGGAGGCAATTGAGCGTCACAAGACGGTTATTGCTGAGGTCTGCCTGCGCCATGCAGGCCCGATGGATGATCTTGATGCCGATATTGCAGATAAAATCCGCAGCACGGGTGTCGCCTTGTACACAGGGCCGAACTTTGCCCCGCTTATCGAAACTACGCAATGA
- a CDS encoding cold-shock protein — translation MKTGTVKFYNSQKGFGFIEPEDGAKDVFVHATALESAGISGLSEGQKVSFDTQDDARSGKVSVGKIELL, via the coding sequence ATGAAAACGGGAACCGTAAAATTTTATAACAGCCAAAAGGGCTTTGGATTCATTGAGCCGGAAGATGGTGCAAAAGACGTGTTTGTTCATGCAACAGCACTCGAAAGCGCCGGAATCAGCGGACTCTCCGAAGGCCAGAAGGTTTCATTCGACACTCAGGATGACGCCCGCAGTGGTAAAGTATCAGTTGGTAAAATTGAACTTCTCTGA
- a CDS encoding glutaminase yields MLDLQSLLNDISQTLSNQTDRGKVADYIPELAKQDNQHFGMAIATIDGQLFSTGDAFEPFSIQSISKVFTLTMALGKIGDKLWERVGREPSGTAFNSIVQLEQERGVPRNPFINAGAIVVSDVVLADHQPKETIGEIVRFIRCLADDDSIMIDEDVAQSEGDTGFRNAALANYMRAFGNLHHPVEETLDVYFHQCAIAMTCVQLARSGLYLANGGMNPLTASKVVPRHRVRRINAIMMTCGHYDGSGEFAFCVGLPGKSGVGGGILVIVPDKAAIAVWSPGLDPNGNSKLGTMALEMLVAKTGWNVFGA; encoded by the coding sequence ATGCTCGATTTGCAATCGCTGCTGAATGACATCAGCCAGACGCTTTCGAACCAAACTGATCGCGGCAAAGTGGCCGATTACATTCCAGAACTCGCCAAACAGGACAACCAGCATTTCGGAATGGCCATAGCAACCATTGACGGGCAGTTGTTTTCCACCGGTGATGCATTCGAGCCGTTCTCGATCCAAAGCATATCCAAGGTCTTCACGCTGACGATGGCGCTCGGAAAGATTGGGGACAAATTATGGGAAAGGGTTGGCAGAGAGCCTTCAGGGACAGCGTTCAATTCCATTGTGCAGCTTGAGCAGGAAAGAGGCGTTCCAAGGAATCCGTTCATAAATGCCGGTGCCATTGTCGTCTCTGATGTTGTGCTTGCAGATCACCAACCCAAAGAGACTATCGGCGAGATAGTGCGCTTTATCAGATGCCTGGCAGATGACGATTCCATTATGATCGATGAGGATGTGGCGCAATCGGAAGGTGATACCGGTTTCCGCAATGCGGCGCTGGCCAACTACATGCGGGCTTTTGGCAATCTGCATCATCCGGTTGAGGAAACGCTGGACGTGTATTTTCACCAATGCGCCATAGCCATGACCTGCGTCCAGCTTGCACGCTCCGGTCTTTATCTGGCAAATGGCGGTATGAACCCATTGACCGCTTCGAAAGTGGTTCCCCGACACCGGGTACGACGCATCAATGCCATCATGATGACCTGCGGCCATTATGACGGGTCCGGTGAATTTGCGTTCTGTGTCGGCTTGCCAGGAAAAAGCGGCGTCGGCGGGGGGATTCTCGTAATTGTTCCTGACAAGGCAGCGATTGCGGTTTGGTCACCCGGATTGGATCCGAATGGCAACTCAAAACTCGGGACAATGGCGCTGGAAATGCTTGTGGCAAAGACCGGGTGGAATGTGTTTGGCGCATAG
- a CDS encoding putative zinc-binding metallopeptidase has translation MRRFLCPNCNNQIHFENTQCVSCGSGLAYMPLQDQLVVLNVESAGSGGTPRPCANRDLIGCNWLCARDAQSKFCLSCLHTTKIPDTSDDERRQRWGRLERAKRRLFYALIKFGLPLAVERDKSEGALHFELLGDESHPNGNEKRVMTGHYNGRITINIDEADDAIREKKRTTLGEPYRTLIGHFRHEVAHYYWDRLIAGKDVISACRACFGDERQNYAEALKAYYINGPVSDWQQSYVSGYASAHPWEDFAETWAHYFHIVGGLETARAYGLNPQPSHPAAPVLAQLEDPYHVSDHLQLIQHWIPLTVAMNAMNRSMGISDYYPFVLSPRISEKLKFVHDLIEAQQQSIKGPPFNAE, from the coding sequence ATGCGCCGATTTCTCTGCCCAAATTGCAACAATCAGATTCATTTCGAGAACACCCAATGTGTCAGCTGTGGTTCTGGTCTTGCCTATATGCCTCTGCAGGATCAACTGGTAGTTCTGAACGTTGAATCTGCTGGGTCGGGCGGCACTCCGCGCCCCTGTGCAAACCGCGATCTTATCGGTTGTAACTGGTTGTGCGCGCGTGACGCTCAGAGCAAGTTTTGTTTGAGTTGCCTGCACACGACGAAAATTCCAGACACATCTGATGACGAACGGCGACAACGATGGGGGCGACTGGAGCGTGCCAAAAGGCGGTTGTTTTATGCACTGATCAAATTCGGACTGCCTCTGGCGGTAGAACGCGACAAGTCCGAAGGGGCCCTGCATTTCGAGTTGCTGGGCGATGAATCCCATCCGAACGGCAATGAAAAGCGCGTAATGACGGGCCACTACAATGGCCGGATAACGATCAACATTGATGAGGCTGATGACGCCATTCGCGAAAAAAAACGGACGACTCTGGGTGAGCCTTATCGAACGCTGATTGGCCATTTTCGGCACGAAGTGGCGCATTATTATTGGGACAGACTGATCGCGGGAAAAGATGTCATCAGCGCCTGTCGCGCCTGTTTCGGGGATGAACGCCAGAATTACGCCGAAGCGCTGAAGGCGTATTACATCAATGGCCCGGTTTCTGACTGGCAGCAATCCTATGTCAGTGGATATGCAAGCGCCCATCCCTGGGAGGATTTTGCTGAAACATGGGCGCACTATTTTCACATCGTGGGTGGATTAGAGACAGCGCGCGCCTATGGCCTGAACCCGCAACCTTCGCACCCCGCAGCGCCCGTTCTGGCGCAGTTGGAGGACCCTTACCATGTGTCTGATCACCTGCAACTGATCCAGCACTGGATTCCGCTGACTGTTGCAATGAATGCAATGAACAGATCTATGGGTATCAGCGATTATTACCCATTTGTCCTGTCACCGCGGATATCGGAAAAGCTGAAATTTGTTCATGATCTGATTGAGGCGCAGCAACAATCCATCAAGGGTCCGCCATTTAACGCAGAGTAA
- a CDS encoding sugar phosphate isomerase/epimerase family protein, translating into MPHQRFATRLNSFASRAHEYWPDLTGKPSPMQMAERASTAEGLTDVDLNFPDHVEKDVLAQTRRLNDLGLQINGLAMRYYTNPGFKLGAFTNPDAATRREAIDLTKRGIDAARATGSDLMTIWLGQDGFDYSFQADYAKMWQDEVDAIREVADHDKDCAVSIEYKPNEPRAFALLPDMATTLLAIKEAGSDNLGVTLDFAHVLYADEVPAFAAAMIARHSKLLGVHLNDGYGKRDDGLMVGSVNTKATLELLWQIKKDGYEGAIYFDTFPDASGLDPVKECEANIATVNGLMAAIGRLEADNRLSDAIARQDAVSSQTIVNQAILGA; encoded by the coding sequence GTGCCACATCAGAGATTTGCGACAAGGCTTAACTCGTTTGCCTCCAGGGCGCACGAATACTGGCCTGATCTGACCGGCAAGCCCTCTCCCATGCAGATGGCCGAGCGCGCCTCAACTGCTGAAGGTCTGACTGATGTCGATCTGAATTTCCCCGATCATGTGGAAAAAGATGTGCTGGCGCAAACCCGGCGGCTGAATGATCTGGGCCTTCAGATCAACGGTCTGGCGATGCGCTATTACACCAATCCCGGCTTCAAACTGGGCGCCTTTACAAACCCGGATGCAGCCACTCGCCGTGAGGCCATTGACCTGACCAAAAGAGGCATTGATGCGGCCCGGGCGACCGGCTCGGACCTGATGACCATCTGGCTTGGACAGGACGGTTTTGATTACAGCTTTCAGGCCGACTACGCGAAGATGTGGCAGGACGAGGTGGATGCCATCCGCGAAGTGGCTGACCACGATAAAGACTGCGCTGTCAGCATTGAATACAAGCCCAACGAGCCCCGCGCCTTTGCCCTGTTGCCAGATATGGCAACCACGCTTCTGGCCATTAAGGAAGCCGGCTCTGACAATCTTGGCGTGACCCTGGATTTTGCCCACGTTCTTTACGCCGATGAAGTTCCTGCCTTTGCAGCGGCCATGATTGCGCGCCATTCAAAGCTGCTCGGCGTTCACTTGAACGACGGCTATGGCAAGCGCGATGACGGGCTGATGGTCGGATCGGTGAACACCAAGGCAACCCTTGAACTGCTGTGGCAGATCAAAAAGGACGGCTACGAAGGTGCCATCTATTTCGACACATTCCCGGATGCCAGCGGACTGGACCCGGTGAAAGAATGTGAAGCCAACATCGCAACAGTCAACGGCTTGATGGCAGCCATCGGCCGCCTGGAAGCCGACAATCGCTTGAGCGATGCCATTGCCAGACAAGATGCTGTCTCATCCCAGACGATTGTCAATCAAGCCATTCTGGGAGCCTGA
- a CDS encoding substrate-binding domain-containing protein → MNNKFLLTLAAGALALNFSTASAQEMTPLNSDSEPDRMDWSELEAKFGAFPTVPDGTRVGGVSKTLTNEYWRTLGEGYANIAKANDIEFVYQAAANEGDQLGQLSIAETLITQGFDALLFSPQTDANLMPAYEAAIAANIPVLNVNDAVIPTVSHYVGNVQKDNGVRVAKWFVDNTSGGKVAVIEGQPGVFAAGQRTAGFTETIEAADGLDVVASVPANWSRELAFNAAANILQQHPDLIGFYANNDGMALGVVEAVKAAGLQEQVAVFGTDGVSDAYASIRSGDLTGTVDSFPALTGEIAMEVVLRLLDGQDLPRVVATPQALITKDNVEDYATTDMAALRKILMAE, encoded by the coding sequence ATGAACAACAAATTCTTACTCACACTGGCAGCTGGCGCGCTTGCACTGAATTTCAGCACCGCATCCGCACAGGAGATGACGCCGCTTAACTCCGACAGCGAGCCAGACCGCATGGACTGGTCCGAGCTGGAAGCCAAATTTGGCGCTTTTCCAACTGTTCCAGATGGCACGCGGGTCGGTGGCGTTTCCAAAACCCTGACCAATGAATACTGGCGCACACTTGGCGAAGGCTATGCAAACATCGCCAAAGCCAACGACATTGAGTTTGTCTATCAGGCAGCCGCCAATGAAGGCGACCAGTTGGGCCAGCTGTCCATTGCGGAAACACTGATTACACAGGGCTTCGACGCGCTTCTGTTCTCGCCGCAAACAGATGCCAATTTGATGCCTGCCTATGAAGCTGCGATTGCTGCAAACATTCCAGTTCTCAACGTCAATGACGCTGTCATTCCAACGGTTTCCCACTATGTCGGCAATGTGCAGAAGGACAATGGCGTCCGCGTTGCAAAGTGGTTTGTTGATAACACCAGTGGCGGCAAGGTTGCTGTCATTGAAGGCCAGCCGGGCGTATTTGCTGCCGGTCAGCGAACAGCCGGTTTCACTGAAACCATTGAAGCTGCAGATGGCCTGGATGTGGTCGCCAGCGTGCCCGCAAACTGGAGCCGGGAACTTGCGTTCAATGCAGCTGCAAACATTCTGCAGCAGCACCCGGACCTGATCGGTTTCTATGCCAATAATGATGGCATGGCACTTGGTGTGGTGGAGGCTGTCAAAGCCGCTGGTCTGCAAGAGCAGGTCGCTGTGTTCGGCACTGACGGTGTTTCCGATGCCTATGCCTCAATCCGGTCAGGCGACCTGACGGGTACCGTGGACAGTTTTCCGGCTCTGACCGGCGAAATTGCCATGGAAGTTGTGCTCCGCCTTCTGGATGGCCAGGACCTGCCGCGTGTTGTGGCAACACCACAGGCCCTCATTACCAAAGACAATGTCGAAGATTATGCGACAACAGATATGGCTGCATTGCGCAAAATTCTGATGGCTGAATAA
- a CDS encoding sugar ABC transporter ATP-binding protein, whose amino-acid sequence MSSPEYRLSLKNVTKTYPGIVALDDITFNVKAGEVHGLLGENGAGKSTMLNILSGVRPGDQGQIEIDGKPVEIHNPIAAREAGIAMIHQELQHVPELSVAQNMFLGRPLTSAGRLFVRTRAQEQRARDVLADLDPTIDPAAPIKTLKVAQQQIVEIGRALLEQASIIAMDEPTSSLTPSEFERLAELIKTLSEKGVSIIYVSHKMDEVFQVCQRATILRDGKHVAVVDIADETENSIVSKMVGREVLHAAHTSYATAEEILAVDGLGRGKAVIDADFTLHRGEVLGISGLVGSGRTELLRLIAGLDQPSSGNIRVMGKPVRAHDPRAAIRAGIGLVPEERKREGIIHARSVASNMALPSMGQFTRSGLLRHGLMHKKAEQVMSDLRLRPPNVRQAIGTFSGGNQQKAIIGRWLAASTEIFLFDEPTRGIDVGAKSEIYNLIEELAKAGKAIIVVSSEMPEIIRLSDRVLVMQEGRLVANLQKNDITEDRIAHYAIPRKDQAVA is encoded by the coding sequence GTGTCATCGCCCGAGTACCGCCTCAGTCTCAAAAACGTCACAAAGACCTATCCAGGCATTGTCGCGCTTGATGACATCACCTTCAATGTGAAGGCTGGCGAAGTGCACGGCCTGCTTGGCGAAAATGGTGCCGGTAAATCAACCATGCTGAACATCCTGTCCGGAGTGCGCCCCGGCGATCAGGGTCAGATTGAAATCGACGGCAAGCCCGTCGAAATCCACAATCCGATTGCTGCCCGCGAAGCTGGCATAGCCATGATTCACCAGGAATTGCAGCACGTGCCGGAATTATCTGTTGCACAAAACATGTTTCTGGGACGGCCTCTGACAAGTGCTGGCCGCCTGTTTGTACGCACCCGCGCACAGGAACAGCGCGCCAGAGATGTTCTGGCTGATCTTGACCCTACCATAGACCCCGCTGCCCCGATCAAAACCCTGAAAGTGGCACAGCAACAGATTGTCGAAATCGGGCGCGCCCTGTTGGAGCAAGCCAGCATCATTGCAATGGACGAGCCGACCTCAAGCCTGACACCCAGCGAGTTTGAGCGTCTTGCCGAACTGATCAAAACCCTGTCTGAAAAGGGCGTTTCAATCATCTATGTATCCCACAAGATGGATGAGGTGTTTCAGGTCTGTCAGCGGGCCACCATTTTGCGCGATGGCAAACATGTTGCTGTTGTCGATATTGCGGATGAAACCGAAAATAGCATCGTTTCAAAAATGGTTGGGCGTGAAGTTCTGCATGCTGCCCACACAAGCTATGCAACAGCCGAAGAAATTCTGGCGGTAGACGGGCTTGGCCGTGGCAAAGCTGTGATTGATGCCGATTTCACACTGCATCGCGGCGAGGTTTTGGGCATTTCCGGTCTGGTTGGCTCCGGCCGAACAGAACTGTTACGGCTGATCGCCGGTCTTGACCAACCTTCAAGCGGCAATATCCGCGTCATGGGAAAACCGGTCAGGGCGCATGACCCCCGCGCCGCAATCCGGGCGGGCATAGGGCTGGTGCCGGAAGAGCGCAAACGCGAAGGCATTATCCATGCCCGCTCTGTCGCTTCCAATATGGCATTGCCGTCAATGGGTCAGTTCACCAGATCAGGCTTGTTACGTCATGGCTTGATGCACAAGAAGGCTGAGCAGGTGATGTCTGATCTGAGGCTGCGCCCGCCCAATGTACGACAGGCCATCGGAACATTCAGCGGCGGAAACCAGCAAAAGGCCATTATTGGCCGCTGGTTGGCCGCTTCCACCGAAATTTTCCTGTTTGATGAGCCCACACGCGGCATCGATGTCGGCGCAAAATCAGAGATTTATAATCTGATCGAAGAACTCGCCAAAGCGGGTAAGGCCATCATCGTCGTGTCATCCGAAATGCCAGAAATCATCCGCCTATCCGACCGCGTCCTCGTCATGCAGGAAGGCAGGCTCGTTGCCAATCTGCAAAAAAACGACATCACGGAAGACAGGATCGCCCACTACGCGATTCCCCGAAAAGATCAGGCTGTCGCATGA
- a CDS encoding ABC transporter permease — protein MTQTPGADAPSQGLNFFRLNVSLRDAGTILGLLIIVVVFSLLTPVFLTAPNLINILQQSSLNAVIALGMTLVIISGGIDLSVGPTAALSAVIGATLMVAGVPIYLAILAALGVGILCGLFNGVLVAYAGLQPFIVTLGGLSLYRALALIYTGGNPVFGIPPEFRAITNGTLLGIPNPVIIVAAIALLLWILLNKTPLGEYILAVGGNEEAARIAGVPVAKTKVATFVISGSLASIAAMILVGRLGAAEPTIGNLWELDAIAAAAIGGASLMGGKGSIVGTLIGAIILGALRNGLTLMNVQAFYQLLATGIIIIAAMLIDRATRGK, from the coding sequence ATGACACAAACACCCGGTGCTGATGCACCCTCCCAAGGCCTCAATTTTTTCCGACTTAATGTAAGCCTGCGCGATGCTGGCACAATTTTGGGTCTTTTGATAATCGTCGTCGTCTTTTCTCTGCTGACACCTGTGTTTCTGACAGCGCCCAATCTCATCAACATTCTTCAGCAATCATCGCTTAACGCTGTCATTGCCCTTGGCATGACGCTGGTGATCATCAGCGGTGGAATTGACTTGTCCGTAGGGCCCACCGCTGCATTATCTGCCGTTATTGGCGCAACGTTAATGGTCGCTGGTGTTCCCATCTATCTGGCAATTCTGGCAGCTCTTGGCGTTGGAATTCTGTGCGGCCTGTTCAATGGTGTGCTGGTTGCCTATGCAGGTTTGCAGCCCTTCATCGTGACCCTGGGTGGCCTGTCGCTCTATCGTGCGCTTGCCTTGATCTACACCGGGGGCAACCCGGTATTTGGCATTCCGCCAGAGTTTCGGGCGATCACAAACGGCACATTATTGGGCATTCCCAATCCTGTCATCATCGTTGCAGCCATTGCCTTGCTGCTCTGGATTCTCCTCAATAAAACGCCATTGGGCGAATATATTCTGGCCGTTGGCGGCAATGAGGAAGCGGCACGTATTGCGGGCGTGCCAGTGGCCAAAACCAAAGTTGCGACATTTGTCATCTCCGGATCACTTGCATCAATTGCAGCCATGATACTGGTTGGACGCCTTGGCGCTGCAGAGCCAACCATCGGCAACCTTTGGGAACTGGATGCAATTGCGGCAGCTGCCATTGGCGGCGCATCACTGATGGGCGGAAAAGGCAGTATTGTCGGCACTCTGATTGGCGCAATCATACTCGGCGCATTGCGCAATGGCTTGACACTGATGAATGTACAGGCCTTCTACCAATTGCTGGCAACCGGAATAATCATCATTGCTGCCATGCTTATTGATAGAGCAACAAGAGGCAAGTAG
- a CDS encoding MurR/RpiR family transcriptional regulator encodes MNIEDPRAIGAQIRMRLPQLTPLELRVVDAITARKDLTEATPLKEIAQQSSVSEAMIVKIAKKLGFTGFREMRIGLVEYNQSDAANLYREISPDDSSASVIQKVFHTSMQALEETIAILDVEAFDRAADILHRATHRDFYGIGGSAQIARDVAHKFLRIGLRAAIYDDSHMMLMSASILKPDDAVVVFSHSGTTTAVLEATKLARKSGARTIAVTNYSDSPIAEAADVVLCSTAQGSPLLGENAAARIAQLNILDALFVAIAQRDFAAAERNLNKTMKAVSAKREK; translated from the coding sequence ATGAACATTGAAGATCCTCGGGCGATTGGCGCGCAAATCCGCATGCGACTGCCACAACTGACACCGCTGGAACTTCGGGTCGTGGACGCAATTACGGCGCGCAAGGACCTGACGGAGGCCACGCCACTCAAGGAAATCGCGCAACAATCCTCTGTCTCTGAGGCCATGATTGTCAAAATTGCCAAGAAGCTCGGTTTTACCGGGTTTCGGGAAATGCGGATTGGACTGGTTGAATACAACCAATCGGATGCCGCCAATCTGTACCGCGAGATTTCACCCGATGATTCATCGGCAAGCGTCATCCAGAAAGTGTTTCACACATCCATGCAGGCCTTGGAGGAGACAATTGCCATACTGGATGTTGAAGCCTTCGACCGCGCAGCAGACATTCTGCACCGTGCCACCCATCGGGACTTTTATGGCATTGGCGGATCTGCGCAAATCGCAAGAGATGTTGCGCATAAATTCCTGCGTATTGGGCTGCGGGCTGCCATTTATGACGATTCGCACATGATGCTCATGTCAGCCTCAATTCTAAAACCGGATGACGCAGTCGTGGTCTTCAGTCATTCAGGCACAACGACTGCCGTTCTGGAAGCCACGAAGCTTGCCCGAAAATCCGGCGCGCGGACGATCGCTGTTACAAATTACAGCGATTCTCCCATCGCAGAAGCTGCTGATGTCGTGCTGTGTTCAACCGCCCAGGGCTCTCCATTACTGGGTGAAAATGCAGCGGCCAGGATTGCGCAGCTCAACATTCTGGATGCGCTGTTCGTGGCCATTGCGCAGCGCGATTTTGCAGCTGCGGAACGCAATTTGAACAAGACCATGAAAGCCGTCTCCGCGAAACGCGAAAAATAG